The Gloeothece verrucosa PCC 7822 genome contains a region encoding:
- a CDS encoding AAA family ATPase, with translation MTTATIDKTTQHKFLANPEAEELILGGILFDPRAIARVADILSPEHFYVRAHATIYQTALEMYREGLPIDLMTVKHRLEEKGLLEQVGGICRLATLIERTVSAANIDVYAKNIVRKHWEKREIQALSHKINEWVEDPNYSPADIQELIVNQAQAINIASGDKSLLNRAIAQIKQILKQPDRTELQQNAKLEQLRSELKINPYQWERNFVEAAKKELKGDTEQARLRLEVLAYVQTGDIYEKTLLRGRICSHYRISKSELNYLAQQIEKELESVAVTDFLFDDFLNTGTVALNWVVPGLLPVGETVILAALAKTGKTLLATDVAYSILSGDRVLGEQPGVKGKVLLVTSDESPNSTKRRLRAKGFDLLVNRNDLRIMTKLDINDLSPLEVALSEHQPVLVIIDSLTSITENLGVSEKDPEFARSIYRLKNLIGSYGASGILIHHENKCPDAKGINQVSGSARIVAATWGVWQLKAVNPNDEQDPRRWLRVKPREGEAVCHILKLNPKDLWASETIFEYVGEFGDENGEKRTQGQRVLDLLARFAPHGLDYSEIDSYLNIGRSLYTVLDRLEDRQLITKQRSQVNPRRWMYCLPGSDDDGGDGGQPIPPSDSPPPTEPQASPPSPVAMVSSSPLELGNGEETQAAPDRPTPNDETQEAAPVEDNSPKDPKPAPAPKFKIGQKVDRYIPTYDITQRGKMIVKRVFKVFEWVYLLNDPAQTWVYERYLKPTLVDDNSTR, from the coding sequence ATGACTACAGCAACGATAGATAAGACAACACAACACAAATTTTTGGCCAACCCCGAAGCCGAAGAGTTAATACTTGGCGGTATTTTATTCGACCCGAGGGCGATCGCACGAGTGGCGGACATCCTATCGCCCGAACACTTCTATGTACGCGCCCACGCCACCATCTATCAAACAGCCCTAGAAATGTACCGAGAGGGGCTGCCAATAGATTTGATGACCGTTAAGCATCGCTTAGAAGAAAAAGGTCTTCTAGAACAAGTTGGGGGGATTTGCCGATTAGCCACCTTGATCGAGCGAACTGTATCAGCCGCCAATATAGATGTCTATGCCAAGAACATAGTCAGAAAGCATTGGGAGAAGCGGGAGATACAGGCACTCTCACATAAAATCAACGAATGGGTTGAAGATCCCAACTATTCACCCGCCGATATCCAAGAATTGATCGTCAATCAGGCCCAGGCGATTAATATTGCCTCTGGTGATAAATCCCTATTAAACCGAGCGATCGCACAGATCAAGCAAATTCTCAAACAACCCGATCGCACGGAACTCCAGCAGAACGCCAAGCTTGAGCAACTGCGCTCCGAGTTAAAGATCAATCCCTACCAATGGGAGAGAAATTTTGTCGAAGCGGCCAAAAAAGAGCTTAAAGGGGATACGGAACAGGCCAGGCTGCGCTTGGAAGTGCTGGCTTACGTGCAGACGGGAGATATTTACGAGAAAACGCTGCTCAGGGGCAGAATTTGCAGCCACTACCGCATAAGTAAGTCCGAATTGAATTATCTGGCACAACAAATCGAGAAGGAACTAGAAAGTGTCGCCGTTACGGATTTTCTCTTTGACGATTTCTTGAACACCGGTACGGTAGCCCTAAATTGGGTCGTTCCGGGGTTATTGCCAGTGGGGGAAACCGTTATCTTGGCGGCACTGGCCAAGACCGGTAAAACCTTACTGGCTACAGACGTAGCTTATTCGATCCTGAGCGGCGATCGCGTACTGGGGGAGCAACCGGGAGTTAAGGGCAAAGTTCTCTTAGTCACCTCTGACGAGTCCCCGAACTCCACAAAACGACGGCTACGAGCAAAAGGATTCGACCTATTGGTCAACCGCAACGATCTGAGGATCATGACCAAATTAGATATCAACGATCTATCGCCCCTAGAAGTAGCCCTATCGGAGCATCAACCGGTGCTGGTAATTATCGACTCTTTAACTTCGATTACCGAGAATCTGGGAGTTTCGGAAAAAGATCCGGAGTTTGCCCGTTCTATTTACCGTTTGAAAAACTTAATCGGCAGTTATGGCGCGTCAGGAATATTAATACATCATGAGAACAAATGTCCGGATGCCAAGGGAATCAACCAAGTAAGCGGTAGTGCCAGAATAGTAGCCGCTACCTGGGGGGTATGGCAACTCAAGGCCGTTAACCCCAATGATGAGCAAGATCCCCGTCGTTGGTTGAGGGTCAAGCCGCGCGAGGGGGAAGCCGTTTGCCATATCCTCAAGCTCAATCCTAAAGATCTATGGGCATCTGAGACGATTTTTGAATATGTTGGCGAATTTGGCGATGAGAATGGGGAGAAACGGACGCAGGGGCAGAGGGTGTTAGATCTGTTGGCTCGATTTGCCCCACATGGCCTGGATTACAGCGAAATTGACTCATACTTGAATATCGGGCGATCGCTCTATACCGTACTGGACCGGTTGGAAGACCGGCAGTTAATTACCAAGCAGCGATCGCAAGTTAACCCCAGGCGTTGGATGTATTGCTTGCCGGGTTCGGACGATGACGGTGGAGATGGTGGCCAACCTATACCCCCATCGGATAGTCCACCACCGACTGAACCGCAAGCATCACCGCCTTCACCGGTGGCAATGGTTTCCTCTTCACCATTAGAACTTGGTAATGGGGAGGAAACTCAAGCCGCTCCCGATAGGCCTACCCCCAACGACGAAACCCAGGAAGCCGCACCGGTTGAAGACAATAGCCCCAAAGACCCAAAACCCGCACCGGCTCCTAAATTTAAGATCGGACAAAAAGTTGATCGCTATATACCCACATATGATATAACCCAAAGAGGAAAAATGATCGTCAAGCGAGTTTTTAAAGTTTTTGAATGGGTTTACTTATTGAATGATCCTGCCCAAACTTGGGTTTATGAACGATATCTCAAACCCACTTTAGTTGATGATAATTCGACCCGTTAA
- a CDS encoding helix-turn-helix domain-containing protein, with amino-acid sequence MSEQKPIVSSIQIKFGRAIQQRRKELNLTQENLAHRTGLDRTYIANIETGKINISLRNIEKLAKGLSISLSDLFKNCALDGEPSQD; translated from the coding sequence GTGAGTGAGCAAAAGCCAATTGTCTCTAGCATACAAATTAAATTCGGTCGCGCCATCCAACAGCGTAGAAAGGAACTAAATCTAACTCAAGAAAATTTGGCGCATCGAACAGGACTGGATCGTACTTATATTGCTAATATTGAAACGGGAAAAATCAATATCTCGCTTAGGAATATTGAAAAACTGGCTAAAGGTTTAAGTATTTCTTTATCAGATTTATTTAAAAATTGTGCTCTTGATGGAGAACCCTCTCAAGATTAA
- a CDS encoding DUF2949 domain-containing protein — protein sequence MLLWQYGLITLAQLDRIVTWQDQ from the coding sequence ATGCTCTTGTGGCAGTACGGACTGATTACGTTGGCTCAATTGGACAGAATTGTTACCTGGCAAGACCAATAG
- a CDS encoding crossover junction endodeoxyribonuclease RuvC, whose amino-acid sequence METANIGKSIPPEEKPKTVRLQPAVWKRLEEYQQQSGQASLEAAIASLLEIPSSEETSVNPTGEPRTLGIDPALGTLRWAVLERADSECELPPLLDYGTITTTPKCPTSQRLSELEQDLVVLLREFCPTEVAIEIPFLNTDSEINPKHLQNALEVIGVVDLVCYRECSIVPIRLYRNQWKCHVCDFRASDEDVTDTIAGLFDLQVKPSERLDAIAIAYAAICGVGEN is encoded by the coding sequence ATGGAAACCGCGAACATCGGCAAATCCATCCCACCAGAGGAAAAGCCAAAAACCGTGCGACTTCAACCGGCGGTCTGGAAACGCTTGGAAGAGTATCAGCAGCAATCCGGTCAAGCCAGTTTAGAGGCAGCGATCGCTTCATTGCTAGAGATTCCCTCATCTGAGGAAACCTCGGTCAATCCAACTGGTGAACCGCGCACCTTGGGAATCGATCCGGCCTTGGGGACTCTGCGGTGGGCGGTGTTGGAACGGGCGGACTCCGAGTGCGAACTCCCTCCTCTGTTGGACTACGGTACCATCACCACAACCCCTAAATGCCCCACCTCGCAACGCTTATCGGAATTAGAACAAGATTTAGTGGTGCTGCTGCGAGAATTTTGTCCAACCGAAGTGGCCATCGAGATTCCCTTCCTCAATACCGATTCCGAGATCAATCCCAAACATCTACAAAATGCTTTAGAGGTTATAGGAGTAGTGGATTTGGTATGTTATCGTGAATGCTCGATCGTCCCGATTCGCCTGTATCGGAATCAATGGAAATGTCATGTATGCGATTTTCGGGCCTCGGATGAAGATGTTACGGATACAATAGCAGGGCTTTTTGATTTGCAAGTAAAGCCGAGTGAACGGCTCGATGCGATCGCCATCGCTTATGCGGCTATCTGCGGTGTTGGAGAAAATTAG
- a CDS encoding CHASE2 domain-containing protein, with translation MPFSFSQNRQKIALKAGIILGSSLIVGLWRLLGGLQYSEWLLWDVFFQLKPSEPSEDQILIVGFSEEDIKRLESTRLSDRQLASLLEKINQGKPSAIGVDFFRDFPAAPSYHELYQMQKKGQPLFDQYPVPPGHQELIDIFRKNPHIIGVGKQTGEEGDPDFDQIAPPPINSEQISDVSLIIDGDGVLRRGFLFPNTDTALPSLAWAVARIYLTKHGISDEHGGENNSWLSLNGVIFEPFKNLTGPYTKADSYLYQILINWRKSNSQEKPFQIISVGTVFERKFDSTIFKNKIVLVGTVAPSLKDKFLTPFNRQSTDTPREVNGVEVQAHIASQIIRAALDGRPLIKPLGEPFISILILVYPTVLLLLIPKDSLKFLILLPSVFSLIYIILAFIFFLYGYWIPVIPPLLSLFLSFLLVIILEAAQKEKESSSFLEVELTSHLLSKRLKPLVNNIRTNFKLIKKEYFALFDSDLLSSTNAPKMPDLIEHHLNESQYSLEMMILLLNSYFSNLAALINPYYDVPNNQLNDQSLKSTIDWAIWLINPIIFDSYKIDLKNSLIRESLEEIGIKISIEDMICLLIKILDEAVSSFDGVTTRESKLNNSQWIEIKSNQSTQTLMIVIKILYEPKFSTFQAIQNLLKKYKVILKIKKENQSVTWSFSFNNR, from the coding sequence ATGCCATTTTCATTTAGCCAAAACCGTCAAAAAATTGCCTTAAAAGCGGGGATTATCCTTGGCTCATCTTTAATAGTTGGGTTGTGGCGATTATTAGGAGGATTACAATATTCGGAATGGTTGCTATGGGATGTTTTTTTTCAATTAAAACCGTCTGAGCCTTCTGAAGATCAAATTTTAATCGTCGGGTTTTCTGAAGAAGATATCAAAAGGTTAGAAAGTACCCGTCTTTCAGACCGTCAACTCGCTTCGCTTTTAGAAAAAATTAATCAAGGAAAACCTAGCGCGATAGGCGTTGATTTTTTTCGAGATTTTCCCGCCGCCCCTTCCTACCACGAACTGTACCAGATGCAAAAAAAAGGTCAACCCCTATTTGACCAATACCCCGTACCCCCAGGGCACCAAGAACTGATAGATATTTTTCGCAAGAATCCTCATATTATTGGTGTAGGGAAGCAGACAGGGGAAGAGGGCGACCCCGACTTTGATCAAATCGCTCCTCCACCCATTAATTCCGAGCAAATCAGCGATGTCAGCCTCATAATTGACGGAGACGGGGTTCTCCGACGAGGATTTTTGTTTCCCAATACCGACACGGCGCTTCCTTCTTTAGCTTGGGCTGTGGCGAGGATTTATCTGACCAAACATGGGATCTCCGACGAACACGGGGGAGAAAATAATTCATGGTTATCCTTAAATGGAGTAATATTTGAACCCTTTAAAAATTTAACAGGCCCTTATACCAAAGCCGACAGTTATCTTTATCAAATTTTGATTAATTGGCGAAAAAGTAACTCTCAAGAAAAACCTTTTCAAATAATTTCTGTCGGAACAGTTTTTGAGCGAAAGTTTGATTCGACAATTTTTAAAAATAAAATTGTTCTTGTCGGTACGGTTGCGCCTTCTCTAAAAGATAAATTTTTGACTCCTTTTAACCGGCAGTCAACCGATACGCCTAGAGAAGTTAACGGAGTTGAAGTTCAGGCTCATATAGCCAGCCAGATCATTCGTGCTGCCTTGGATGGGCGGCCACTCATTAAACCGTTAGGAGAGCCTTTTATCTCAATATTAATCTTAGTTTATCCAACGGTCTTACTTTTGTTAATTCCCAAGGATTCTTTAAAATTTTTAATCTTGCTTCCTTCAGTATTTTCTCTCATTTATATAATTTTGGCATTTATCTTTTTTCTCTACGGCTATTGGATTCCTGTCATTCCTCCTCTACTTTCTCTTTTTCTATCTTTTTTACTGGTGATTATTTTAGAAGCGGCTCAAAAAGAAAAAGAAAGTTCGAGTTTTCTTGAGGTTGAGTTAACATCTCACTTATTATCCAAGCGGCTCAAACCATTAGTCAATAACATACGGACTAATTTTAAATTGATCAAGAAAGAATATTTTGCTTTATTTGATTCTGACTTATTAAGTTCAACTAACGCCCCGAAAATGCCTGATTTAATAGAGCATCATTTAAATGAATCACAATACTCTTTAGAAATGATGATTCTCTTATTAAATAGCTATTTTTCCAACTTAGCCGCTTTAATTAATCCTTATTATGATGTTCCTAATAATCAATTGAATGATCAAAGCCTTAAATCTACAATAGATTGGGCTATCTGGTTAATTAACCCTATTATTTTTGATTCTTATAAAATTGACCTGAAAAATAGTCTTATTAGAGAATCGCTTGAAGAAATCGGCATCAAAATAAGCATAGAAGACATGATTTGTTTACTTATAAAAATTTTAGATGAGGCCGTCAGTTCTTTTGATGGTGTAACGACTAGAGAATCTAAGTTAAACAACTCCCAATGGATTGAAATAAAATCTAATCAATCGACTCAAACTTTAATGATAGTTATTAAAATTCTTTATGAGCCTAAATTCAGCACTTTCCAAGCTATCCAGAATCTCCTCAAAAAATATAAAGTAATTTTAAAAATTAAAAAAGAAAATCAATCAGTAACTTGGAGTTTCAGCTTTAACAACCGTTAA
- a CDS encoding tyrosine-type recombinase/integrase — MTQLVERAAHPLQLSLPLPLTAHPVSVYLGTLRPNSVPIVRRHLDELAQILTDNQCDAMTLNWGQLRYQHTASLRAVLIQKYSPGTVNHKLCALRRVLREAKKLKLITLEDYSDAIEIDSVRNHQPSLKGRALSSLEIQVLFTHLLELSTISSFRDAALLAVLLGSGLRRAEVVSLDLADFNHSTGGIEVREGKGGKNRTVYLPDWGTSLVVQWLNLRGFRPGPLFYAVNKGQRIVKRRMSGQAVLYILQKRASDAGIEQVSPHDLRRTFISGLLDAGIDLVTVQKLAGHSDPATTARYDRRGEEAKRRAANTINAPF, encoded by the coding sequence ATGACCCAGTTGGTCGAAAGAGCGGCTCACCCGTTACAATTGTCTCTACCGTTACCCCTGACGGCTCATCCGGTATCGGTGTACCTGGGAACCCTTCGCCCCAATTCCGTCCCCATCGTTCGCCGTCACCTTGATGAACTTGCCCAAATTTTGACCGATAATCAATGCGATGCCATGACGCTCAATTGGGGGCAATTACGTTATCAGCACACCGCATCCCTACGCGCCGTTTTGATCCAAAAATATTCCCCCGGTACAGTCAATCACAAACTATGCGCCTTGAGACGAGTTTTGAGAGAGGCTAAAAAATTGAAGTTAATAACCCTAGAAGATTACAGCGATGCCATTGAAATTGATAGTGTTAGAAATCATCAGCCCTCCCTTAAAGGACGGGCACTATCCTCTCTTGAAATACAAGTTTTATTCACCCATTTGTTAGAGTTATCGACCATCAGTAGTTTCAGAGACGCTGCTTTATTAGCCGTTTTACTAGGTTCTGGGTTACGTCGCGCCGAAGTCGTATCCTTAGATCTGGCTGATTTCAATCACAGTACCGGTGGAATAGAGGTTAGAGAGGGCAAGGGAGGCAAAAATCGAACCGTTTATCTGCCGGATTGGGGCACGTCATTAGTGGTTCAATGGCTAAACCTGCGCGGGTTTAGACCGGGGCCATTATTCTACGCGGTCAATAAAGGTCAACGCATCGTCAAGAGACGCATGAGCGGGCAAGCCGTCCTGTACATTCTGCAAAAACGCGCCTCCGATGCCGGTATCGAACAAGTTTCCCCCCACGATCTCAGACGGACTTTTATCTCCGGGCTTCTCGATGCCGGTATCGATCTAGTCACCGTGCAAAAATTGGCCGGTCATAGCGATCCGGCTACCACCGCCCGCTACGATCGCCGGGGCGAAGAGGCTAAACGGAGGGCGGCCAACACGATCAACGCTCCTTTTTGA